The following are encoded in a window of Oncorhynchus mykiss isolate Arlee chromosome Y, USDA_OmykA_1.1, whole genome shotgun sequence genomic DNA:
- the cxxc5a gene encoding CXXC-type zinc finger protein 5 isoform X2 encodes MSSGRSEGSRDRTAEALERSSCSEDVPVIERRNRSGIISEPLSKSLKRSRTLSQYTAACPTNTNGHAHHNGETKSHPAKPQPPPQPQPTVSALAAAKLDRTLEQVLEGQNGLLHFAQAAVLLKRAGMEHMLLPGGMGMGMGGSDSISGANDLEGASAADSIGGIADFPYGVGGGFPFNPGLFIMTPAGVFLADSALHMAGLAEYPAQSELASAINSGKKKRKRCGMCQPCRRRINCETCSSCRNRKTGHQICKFRKCDELKKKPSATLEVMLPTGAAFRWFQ; translated from the exons ATGTCTAGCGGACGGTCGGAGGGAAGCCGAGACCGGACAGCCGAGGCCCTAGAGCGAAGCAGCTGCAGTGAGGATGTCCCTGTCATCGAGCGCAGGAACCGCAGTGGCATCATCAGTGAGCCTCTGAGTAAGAGCCTTAAGAGGTCCCGCACCCTCTCCCAGTACACAGCCGCCTGCCCCACCAACACTAATGGACACGCACATCACAATGGAGAGACCAAGAGCCACCCGGCCAAGCCCCAGCCGCCCCCACAGCCCCAGCCCACTGTCTCAGCGCTGGCGGCAGCCAAGCTGGACCGGACCCTGGAGCAGGTCCTAGAAGGACAGAACGGCCTGCTGCACTTTGCCCAGGCTGCGGTGCTGTTAAAGAGGGCTGGGATGGAGCACATGCTGCTGCCgggggggatggggatggggatggggggtaGCGATTCAATCTCAGGGGCAAACGACTTGGAGGGTGCGTCTGCTGCGGACTCCATTGGCGGTATTGCGGACTTCCCGTACGGTGTGGGAGGCGGCTTCCCGTTCAATCCCGGACTGTTTATCATGACACCGGCCGGCGTGTTCCTGGCCGACAGCGCTCTGCACATGGCTGGCCTGGCTGAGTACCCGGCGCAGAGCGAGCTGGCCTCCGCCATCAACTCCGGCAAAAAGAAGCGGAAACGCTGCGGCATGTGCCAGCCCTGCCGTCGGCGAATTAACTGCGAGACGTGCAGCAGCTGCCGGAACCGCAAAACGGGCCACCAGATCTGCAAGTTCCGCAAATGTGATGAGCTGAAAAAGAAACCGTCTGCCACTCTGGAG GTGATGCTTCCTACAGGAGCAGCATTTCGGTGGTTCCAGTAA
- the cxxc5a gene encoding CXXC-type zinc finger protein 5 isoform X1, giving the protein MSSGRSEGSRDRTAEALERSSCSEDVPVIERRNRSGIISEPLSKSLKRSRTLSQYTAACPTNTNGHAHHNGETKSHPAKPQPPPQPQPTVSALAAAKLDRTLEQVLEGQNGLLHFAQAAVLLKRAGMEHMLLPGGMGMGMGGSDSISGANDLEGASAADSIGGIADFPYGVGGGFPFNPGLFIMTPAGVFLADSALHMAGLAEYPAQSELASAINSGKKKRKRCGMCQPCRRRINCETCSSCRNRKTGHQICKFRKCDELKKKPSATLEKVMLPTGAAFRWFQ; this is encoded by the exons ATGTCTAGCGGACGGTCGGAGGGAAGCCGAGACCGGACAGCCGAGGCCCTAGAGCGAAGCAGCTGCAGTGAGGATGTCCCTGTCATCGAGCGCAGGAACCGCAGTGGCATCATCAGTGAGCCTCTGAGTAAGAGCCTTAAGAGGTCCCGCACCCTCTCCCAGTACACAGCCGCCTGCCCCACCAACACTAATGGACACGCACATCACAATGGAGAGACCAAGAGCCACCCGGCCAAGCCCCAGCCGCCCCCACAGCCCCAGCCCACTGTCTCAGCGCTGGCGGCAGCCAAGCTGGACCGGACCCTGGAGCAGGTCCTAGAAGGACAGAACGGCCTGCTGCACTTTGCCCAGGCTGCGGTGCTGTTAAAGAGGGCTGGGATGGAGCACATGCTGCTGCCgggggggatggggatggggatggggggtaGCGATTCAATCTCAGGGGCAAACGACTTGGAGGGTGCGTCTGCTGCGGACTCCATTGGCGGTATTGCGGACTTCCCGTACGGTGTGGGAGGCGGCTTCCCGTTCAATCCCGGACTGTTTATCATGACACCGGCCGGCGTGTTCCTGGCCGACAGCGCTCTGCACATGGCTGGCCTGGCTGAGTACCCGGCGCAGAGCGAGCTGGCCTCCGCCATCAACTCCGGCAAAAAGAAGCGGAAACGCTGCGGCATGTGCCAGCCCTGCCGTCGGCGAATTAACTGCGAGACGTGCAGCAGCTGCCGGAACCGCAAAACGGGCCACCAGATCTGCAAGTTCCGCAAATGTGATGAGCTGAAAAAGAAACCGTCTGCCACTCTGGAG AAGGTGATGCTTCCTACAGGAGCAGCATTTCGGTGGTTCCAGTAA